The following is a genomic window from Bacteroidia bacterium.
GTCGTAGACGAGACTGTCCAAACCACCGAAGCTGAAATCCCGCCGTACGAGCGCATCATCCAGCCAGGTGAAGTAGCCGGTCACGCTCAACTTCACAGCACGACTGACAACGCTGCTGGCGGTTATCTCCGCGTTATATGCATATTCGGGAGTGAGCTTCGGGTTGGGAACAATGACATAGCCCGGAGTCGAATCGAATACTTTGCCCGCGTCATCCACATTGGGTGCACGAAAACCGGTGGAAAGATTTGCATTGAATTGCCAACCGCCTCCCGCGTTGTATACCGTACCGAGGCTGCCGTTGAGCGCACTGTTGCGCAAGCGCAATTCCGTGAAGGGAAACGGGTAAAACGTCGTGTCGAAACTCCCATCCAGTGTTATATAGTTGTACCGCAGTCCCGCGTGCAAAATGACACCGGCCCCGAGAATACGGCGGTAATCGGTATACACAGCCCAGGACATCCAATCCGCACCATCCGGATAGCGGCTGGGGCCGGGAGCGATCGATCCCTGAAGGATATTCTCATCTGTACCGCTTGATCCGATGGAATTGGAGAGCAGCTCGATGCCATAATGGAGTCTGTCGGCCGGTGAGAAATTTCGTTCGAAATCGGCATTGAGCGAGAGTGCGTCCACCTCTTCCGTGCGGTTGTAGCGCGTGGCAGCATTGAAATCCCGGTCATGCCTGCTTTCCTTGAAGCATTGCCACGCCGCGGTGAGATGGAGATCATCGAACATCGCGTGTTGTGCATTCAGTGTTGCATTGAGTGCATGCATCATCCACACCTGTGGACCGTAGTTCCACTCCGCCGAACGTTGTTTCGTGCCGCGATACCGCAGGAGACGATCATACCGCGCATAGTCGCTCGTTTCGGAGTAATGCGCACCGTATCGTACATCCCATGCATCATTCGGCTTGAAGCGGATTTTCTGCATCACGCTCCACTGTGTGTACCCGCTGGGGACCTGTACTTCGGGATCAGGATTGCTGAGCATGGTGTCCCTGCCGTCCACGCGTGCGGCGTAGGTGCCGCGAAGGTACGCCTCGGGTCCGTCGCTCCCCATCCGCAGATCTCCGAACTCGGACCAGGTGAACGTCGTGGCAAAAGCCCATTTCCGCAGGCCGAGACGCAGCCCGAGATGCCCGGTCTTTTCCCGATTCGCGGAGGAATAGCGCGTGATGGCGTTGGCTGCAAGCAACGGTTGACTGCCGTAGGAAAATCCCGGTGTGATCGTATTGAACGTCATGACGCCTCCGAGCGCATCGCTGCCGTACATCACGGAACCGGGCCCAAACAGCACTTCCGTCCGTTCGATGGTAAAGGGATCAACGGAGATGACATTCTGCACATTTCCGCTCCTGAAAATGGCGGTGTTCATGCGCACGCCATCCACCGCGAGCAACACACGATTCGTCGCGAAGCCACGTATCATCGGGCTGCCGCCGCCAAGCTGGCTTTTCTGCACGAAGATCTCTCCGCTGTTGGCAAGCACATCCGCCGCGGTCTGGGGATTCTGCAATGCGGCAT
Proteins encoded in this region:
- a CDS encoding TonB-dependent receptor gives rise to the protein MKTILLLCLVLFNAALVNAQLLTIRDGVTREPLEQVALFSFSPRVSAVTDAKGRVDIAPFSASDSIRIEMIGYERIILSYTQLAERTPTLLLRQTAFALDEVVVSATRWKQARSEVPARMITLSRADAALQNPQTAADVLANSGEIFVQKSQLGGGSPMIRGFATNRVLLAVDGVRMNTAIFRSGNVQNVISVDPFTIERTEVLFGPGSVMYGSDALGGVMTFNTITPGFSYGSQPLLAANAITRYSSANREKTGHLGLRLGLRKWAFATTFTWSEFGDLRMGSDGPEAYLRGTYAARVDGRDTMLSNPDPEVQVPSGYTQWSVMQKIRFKPNDAWDVRYGAHYSETSDYARYDRLLRYRGTKQRSAEWNYGPQVWMMHALNATLNAQHAMFDDLHLTAAWQCFKESRHDRDFNAATRYNRTEEVDALSLNADFERNFSPADRLHYGIELLSNSIGSSGTDENILQGSIAPGPSRYPDGADWMSWAVYTDYRRILGAGVILHAGLRYNYITLDGSFDTTFYPFPFTELRLRNSALNGSLGTVYNAGGGWQFNANLSTGFRAPNVDDAGKVFDSTPGYVIVPNPKLTPEYAYNAEITASSVVSRAVKLSVTGYFTWLDDALVRRDFSFGGLDSLVYDGEMSRVQAIQNAAFAEVYGIQADMEIRFPWGLSLVSRINAQKGIEELDDGSTAPLRHAPPWFGSTHLGWKGGNLEIDLYALYNGEVAYDDLAPEERGKDYLYAPDELGRPYSPSWMTVNLKSRYRLNDTFSLSFGIENITDKRYRPYSSGITAPGRNVITSLSVRV